One segment of Carya illinoinensis cultivar Pawnee chromosome 13, C.illinoinensisPawnee_v1, whole genome shotgun sequence DNA contains the following:
- the LOC122292843 gene encoding annexin D4 encodes MAALPNELEALTKAFSGHGIHEQALVSILGKWQPEERKSFRKGSPHFFVEDERNFERWDEHHVRLLKHEFVRFKNAVVLWTMHPWERDARLAKEALKKGPQYSYGILIEISCTRSAEELLGARRAYHSLFDHSLEEDVAHHINGSERKLLVALVSAYRYEGSKVNNDAAKSEAKTLFNAIKDANKRKPIDDEEVIRVLTTRSKPHLQALYKHYKEISGKNIDEDLNADLRLKETVQCICTPQKYFSQVLNTSLKRDVDKNTKKALTRVIVTRADTDMKEIKEEYNKLYGVSLSQKIEDTANGNYKDFLLTLIARGG; translated from the exons ATGGCAGCTCTCCCTAATGAATTGGAAGCTCTCACCAAGGCCTTCTCTG GGCATGGAATCCACGAGCAGGCATTAGTATCGATATTGGGAAAATGGCAACCAGAAGAAAGGAAATCCTTTCGGAAAGGAAGTCCGCACTTCTTCGTAGAGGACGAACGTAACTTCGAGCGGTGGGATGAGCACCATGTCAGGCTTCTTAAGCATGAATTCGTGCGTTTTAAg AATGCTGTGGTGCTTTGGACAATGCATCCATGGGAAAGGGATGCTAGGTTGGCAAAGGAGGCCTTGAAGAAGGGTCCGCAGTACTCGTATGGCATTCTTATAGAGATCTCATGCACCAGATCAGCTGAAGAGCTTTTGGGAGCAAGGAGGGCCTACCATTCTCTCTTTGACCATTCATTAGAGGAAGATGTTGCCCACCACATCAATGGCAGTGAACGTAAG CTCTTGGTTGCACTTGTTAGTGCCTATAGGTATGAAGGATCAAAGGTTAATAACGATGCAGCTAAATCTGAGGCTAAAACTCTTTTTAATGCCATAAAAGATGCCAATAAGAGGAAGCCCATTGACGATGAGGAAGTAATAAGGGTGCTGACAACAAGGAGCAAACCCCACCTCCAAGCATTATATAAGCACTACAAGGAGATTTCTGGCAAGAACATTGATGAG GATCTCAATGCTGATTTGCGGTTGAAAGAGACTGTGCAATGCATATGCACGCCTCAAAAATATTTCAGCCAG GTCTTGAACACTTCACTGAAAAGGGACGTGGATAAGAATACCAAAAAAGCATTGACTCGAGTAATAGTAACCCGAGCTGACACAGATATGAAGGAGATCAAAGAGGAGTACAATAAACTATATGGGGTTTCTCTGTCCCAGAAAATTGAAGATACAGCTAATGGGAACTATAAGGATTTCTTGCTTACTTTAATTGCAAGAGGTGGCTAA
- the LOC122292842 gene encoding annexin-like protein RJ4 isoform X1, which yields MAASLVAPDTHSPTEDAEALRKAFKGWGTDEKAIISILGHRNEFQRKQIRQAYEELYQEDLIKRLESELSGDFEKAVYRWILDPADRDAVLANVAIKKAETDYHVIIEISCILSPEDLLAVRRAYHCRYKRSLEEDVAAHTSGDLRKLLVALVTAYRYAGHEINERLAKSEADILSDAIKDKAYNNEEVIRILSSRSKAQLIASFNRYRDEHGTSITKNLLGDSDVGTLQKALHAAIRCISDPRKYFEKTVRNAIKGNGTDEDALTRVIVTRAERDLKDIKELYYQRNSVSLDHAVAKETAGDYKAFLLTLLGKED from the exons ATGGCCGCCAGCCTTGTTGCTCCTGACACCCATTCTCCTACAGAAGATGCTGAAGCTCTCCGAAAGGCTTTCAAAG GATGGGGAACTGACGAGAAGGCAATAATCTCAATACTCGGACATAGAAATGAGTTTCAAAGGAAGCAAATTAGGCAAGCTTATGAGGAGCTTTATCAAGAAGATCTCATCAAGCGCCTTGAATCTGAACTCTCGGGGGATTTTGAG AAAGCTGTGTACCGGTGGATATTGGATCCAGCAGATAGAGATGCTGTTTTGGCTAATGTAGCCATCAAGAAAGCTGAGACTGATTACCATGTTATCATCGAAATTTCATGCATCCTATCTCCCGAAGACCTCTTGGCTGTGAGACGAGCCTACCATTGTCGATACAAGCGTTCCTTGGAAGAAGATGTGGCTGCTCATACCTCTGGTGATTTGCGCAAG CTCTTGGTAGCCCTAGTGACTGCTTATCGGTATGCTGGCCATGAGATCAATGAAAGATTAGCAAAATCTGAAGCTGATATTCTTAGCGATGCTATCAAAGACAAGGCATATAATAATGAAGAAGTTATCAGGATTCTGAGTTCAAGAAGCAAGGCACAGCTCATCGCCTCTTTCAACCGCTACAGAGATGAGCATGGCACTTCCATCACTAAG AATTTGTTGGGTGATTCCGATGTGGGGACGTTACAAAAGGCATTGCATGCTGCGATTCGGTGCATCAGCGACCCAAGGAAGTATTTTGAAAAG ACAGTACGCAATGCAATAAAAGGAAATGGGACTGATGAGGATGCACTGACTCGTGTGATTGTAACGAGGGCAGAGAGGGACCTGAAGGACATCAAGGAGCTTTACTACCAGAGGAATAGTGTTTCCCTTGATCATGCAGTGGCCAAAGAAACTGCAGGAGATTACAAGGCCTTCCTCCTTACTTTGCTTGGGAAGGAAGATTAA
- the LOC122292842 gene encoding annexin-like protein RJ4 isoform X2 has product MATIIVSQNASVHEDAQALRNAFQGWGTDEKAIISILGHRNEFQRKQIRQAYEELYQEDLIKRLESELSGDFEKAVYRWILDPADRDAVLANVAIKKAETDYHVIIEISCILSPEDLLAVRRAYHCRYKRSLEEDVAAHTSGDLRKLLVALVTAYRYAGHEINERLAKSEADILSDAIKDKAYNNEEVIRILSSRSKAQLIASFNRYRDEHGTSITKNLLGDSDVGTLQKALHAAIRCISDPRKYFEKTVRNAIKGNGTDEDALTRVIVTRAERDLKDIKELYYQRNSVSLDHAVAKETAGDYKAFLLTLLGKED; this is encoded by the exons ATGGCGACCATCATTGTTTCCCAAAACGCTTCTGTCCACGAGGACGCACAAGCTCTCCGGAATGCTTTTCAAG GATGGGGAACTGACGAGAAGGCAATAATCTCAATACTCGGACATAGAAATGAGTTTCAAAGGAAGCAAATTAGGCAAGCTTATGAGGAGCTTTATCAAGAAGATCTCATCAAGCGCCTTGAATCTGAACTCTCGGGGGATTTTGAG AAAGCTGTGTACCGGTGGATATTGGATCCAGCAGATAGAGATGCTGTTTTGGCTAATGTAGCCATCAAGAAAGCTGAGACTGATTACCATGTTATCATCGAAATTTCATGCATCCTATCTCCCGAAGACCTCTTGGCTGTGAGACGAGCCTACCATTGTCGATACAAGCGTTCCTTGGAAGAAGATGTGGCTGCTCATACCTCTGGTGATTTGCGCAAG CTCTTGGTAGCCCTAGTGACTGCTTATCGGTATGCTGGCCATGAGATCAATGAAAGATTAGCAAAATCTGAAGCTGATATTCTTAGCGATGCTATCAAAGACAAGGCATATAATAATGAAGAAGTTATCAGGATTCTGAGTTCAAGAAGCAAGGCACAGCTCATCGCCTCTTTCAACCGCTACAGAGATGAGCATGGCACTTCCATCACTAAG AATTTGTTGGGTGATTCCGATGTGGGGACGTTACAAAAGGCATTGCATGCTGCGATTCGGTGCATCAGCGACCCAAGGAAGTATTTTGAAAAG ACAGTACGCAATGCAATAAAAGGAAATGGGACTGATGAGGATGCACTGACTCGTGTGATTGTAACGAGGGCAGAGAGGGACCTGAAGGACATCAAGGAGCTTTACTACCAGAGGAATAGTGTTTCCCTTGATCATGCAGTGGCCAAAGAAACTGCAGGAGATTACAAGGCCTTCCTCCTTACTTTGCTTGGGAAGGAAGATTAA